The genomic interval ggtggtcttccggtgttcctgagcttcactcgacgttcatccgcgttccacagccttccatcagatccagaggcagatttccatattttcggcattttcttgggtttagggttgtttcagctcgtcgggggtggtccgtcggcgtttttgaaccttccttgagctgatacgccgcttagatgctccactgaggtccgaaattgggtggtttcgattttggtactcttgtgtgacggcaagagtatgaagtttgtgagttgattgtgagattggattggttagggtttagttcacttttattattgttttgtaacttagaacagattacttttatgttttgttatatttttatgcaagtagttagcatttctttccttgttgaagcttagtttaattttaagctagggttttaattggtgttgtagatcagatttatttgcatcttgtatttcattccttagtttaagagtgtgtcaatgatttaatctcaatgtaggagtgacaataCATTAAGGTTTGAgtgttggcacataggtaggttttagttatgctttacattaatttttttactgctgtgttttcctttgtagatttatattcaaagctttaaaaccctcaactccatttttatatcgaaaatcccaaaaataggaataaaatacgatcctaagattacatcctaccgttggttcatcgagatcgatcctgggctcgttactacaacgttaatgtgaaattaaggggttcagtggaaaatacatttgtacaatttgattagcggatgtgacagattcggcATATCAATGGGCCGAACGGACCTTAAATTCGCCGAAGACACATcttcttgtccagtcagtcggacttgtagcagctccttcgactatacttgaaggggaggcttgtgatgtggcgGTAAGGAGGATCCCACCTGACACGGGTCAATAGCCATGATGAAGGTTAAAGTCAAAATGGTCAACATCAGGGTTCAGAGGCTCAACCGCGTCGTCCAAGCGAGAGGAGGCTATATAGGCCGATCGGAGGAACCGCGGTCCGGTCGGCTATCTGGATAAGATAGCGTCTGGTCAACCCAATCGGTAGGAGAGTGGGTCGAGTGGGCCACCCATCCAGCTCAAGGTATGTCGTTGATAGTGTAATGAAGTaatataataaaagaggaaagACGGATACTTAATAAGGGGACaagaacactccatctatcattgaatGCAAAGAAGTTAAGATAAAGATGTCTTCTGTctgcaattaatatcattaaacagaGGCATATAAAGGGTCACTAAAATATGTATAAAAGAGTATGCTAGGTATGAAGAAATGCAAGGATTCATCTCTGCCCCTATTATTTTCAAttcctcttcttctatttctaacttgagcgtcggagggtcaacgctaAGGATCATTTCCCTTGTTTGGTTTGTTTTGCGGATAGGAGCGAGGTCTTCATCCAGTTAGTGGAACTAACACATCCCTAGCTTTCCAGCTTCACTCCTTTAGACAGGATCAGTCTTCCATATGTCATCTCTTCCAAAATGAAGCTGGCCCTTCTACAGAACCAACTAATCATATCTATACGGTTTGTGGCAGTTCGTCCCAGCTGCTATATGTCACTTCTTCTAAAATGCTATTACCTCCTTCATGAAACTTCAGAATCTATTCCAACATGTACATCAAGACATGTATAATTTGGTTCCAAGTACTTCTAGCTATGATGGGGAGATCAACAAATTCAGAACTTTCAACCCCAGCACACTTCTGAGGAGGATGAGCAACTACTATTACAGCAACATATCCTTGACTCACCTCAATACTACAATCAAGATGGGATAAATTATCATAATTTTGAGTACAACAACATTCAAAGTGTTGAGCAATCTTCTCAAGTAAATCAGAGTCCATCATAATTTCAAGATGATTCACCATTACCTGGACCACAACAGTTGCAACATTATGAGCTAACTGACTGGGAGAATTCCCAAGACTCAAATATTCCTACACCCAATCAGATGAAGACCAAAAACAAGAATTAGAAGAGCTCTTGATGCAAGAGGGGATCTTGTTTCTCCGATCCCTACAGTAAGTTGATGTATCAAGTTCAAATTCGGAGCCTTAGTTGAAGGATGATTTAGAGGAGATGGAATATAAAAATGAAGGTGATTGTGATCATGATTCTACAGCTCTACAAGATTCCTTTATTGCTTTGCACGGTGTTGATGTATTTGATGATACTCCGAACACTGATAGAACCATTGATGCATCTCCAACCAATCTTACTATTGTTCTTGTTGCAACTTCTTGTAAATTGACGCCGAAcactaattttattattaatattttaaatttttaaatattaatattattatcaatattatttaacgacactattattaatattttttaaaaataatattattatattattaatattactaatattattattattattattttcagggCGGGTTCAGGAATGGGGATAGTATCCTCATATCTGCCCCCATCCTAGAAAAAAATCTTCGAACCCGCCCCCATCTCCGAATAAATTGGGGATCCCTGTTCCCATTTCGAGTTTTTCCCACAGGACCCTGAACCCGTGGGAAAAATTATCATccctagagaagaagaaggagagagcaaTTCCTTAAGATGTGATTTCCATGATGAAAGCTCCGTCTACATTTTGGGCCATTAGCCAGAAGGTCTGGAAATACCTCACTCCGGCAAGATCACGATTTCGATGAGCCTAATAAGGGGTCGagcaatgaccttaaacaagcacttcttagGAGGCGACCTAAGTTTATTCTtgcttttattttagttttagtttctttctaatgTCTTTACTTTGTTCATAATAACTCTAATCcctctatttatttttcttatctatttcttttttagaattcaaagttgtagaGGAATGTAAGCATcggatagaggagtatcttcaaGCACATGAATGTCATCCATTTGGAGcttatcacttggtaacttctctaacttcaaaAACCTCCTCCACATTTACATTTATAGTTtttattgggacaatgaaaagtttaagtctgggggataCATTAGgttgtagtttagtttttgcatatttctttttgtataataaaatttttactagttgcatcattcatcacatcatgattgtttgttccttaacacaaaatactagcacgtttattttagattttatgtggtttattagttatttatggtgctagtatatttagtgattTATCTTTTCCTATCTATATTAGCATGAAGTGAGTAATATTTTTACTGTAAAAGTTTGAGTGTTGGCATTATTTTAGAATCTCTTTATACCTTGCATaattttgatggttgataactctaaaaatagtcatgattcatagaactggactagtacttgtgtttcTAGGGTGACCTCTTAATTACATTTTGATTACTGGATGATCTCGGATCATGGCAACTcacttggaaaaaaaaaaaaatccctgtATTTACATTTATATAATTGTATTTGTGTTAGTGTTACACCTTTAAAGcactaaaaaaagaaaaaagaaagaaaccaTCATATGAATAAGGGATAGAAAATAATTATCGTGAGtagaaactaacaatttacccatttgagaccgagttaggttactggaaaaataaatgttatgtttctcttgattctgaataatactttgagaccttgtgtagttttAGAGATTTGAACCATACGTGTGGCAGATAAGTGTCTATCGCTAGAAGCATAAAGAACATAgttttatgatgacttgactatgcttagggattgaaacttggaAAACTTAGATCACTATTAGACTGAGCGCGGAGAACTATTTCTTAGGTCATACTTAAACAACTTttatatcttgctcaccaatgaaattacTTGATAAGATTAGAtcgacttgctagagattatgatgtacTACTTAACCACATGAGTTTAAATGCAGTTTTTACTTGAGAACaagaaaggtttaagtctgggagtATGAAGTACGTAGATTATAAACACTTTTATGGATGTTTCGActcacatctacttatatttcatgaatataatctatgtttattgcaccttatttctttataatatcatatttccgctccttttgtttggatatctattctttgcttgttttaattgatatgatatgatttagaGTAAAAACAGAGCTTAAATAGATTCTAGAGCTTCCAAAATGCCCAGACCATGCTTATGAGGCATGGACATGTGAAAATATGGCACAAACCAATGTTCGCATGGCTTAGTCGTGTcaattccacacggtcgtgtcaaattcacacggtcgtgtcatttTCAGCACTATAGATCAAAAATAAAGTGACTATAACTTTTTTCTTAGTTGGAGTTTTgggttgttctttataccaaattATAGCTAACTTTAATATCTATAACTTTTCAGAATACttcaactcaagaataccacTTTAAGATGTGCTAAAATAGTCTATAAGGTTCACACAGCCTTGGCACATGGTCGTGTCAATCCACACAGTCGTGTGAAATTTCTAGAGAAGAAGAATACTTTGGCTGTGTGGAATCTACATGGTTGTACCATCGAACCAAAGCCAAGGTAACATatggctgtgtggattcacacggccgtgtcacagcTCAAGCAAGGGTCGTGTCTAGAGCTATAAAAAGGGTTTTTCTCACCTTTTTCAATCATCTTTGGCTTGGGCCTCGTCCTCATTCCTTAGAAGAGTAAGGAGACTCTCTGAAGACATCGACAATGTGTAGCTAAGCATCTCTTCTCTTCATTTCTTATATTTGGGTTGTAAGAATATTATCCTTCATGTCTTTGGTTTGTTCttcctttgctatggagtagatttttagatctaggatgtagaaagtagttatgatgtgatgtgaagtatgaactatgtatttgaacattttcttatgctatgatatatttATACCATATTTtatgtgttgtgccttgtatgtatttgatgaaatatgtgtgaagtcaattcatgtagatgtaAGGTTGTGTTCACTGTGTAGAGGAGGGGTCTTGGATTGTAAGACCATGGGACCTTGTAacagaaggtatcccttactttctataGCATTTCCTTGAAACGAGAATCAATTCCCTACAAggaaaactaattagagtttagagggttctcccaaattaatgttaggaagtaaaTTGAATAACTCTAGGAATGTATGACTGGGGGGTCCTAGTCACAGAGATTTCCTCTTAACTTGACTTCttaggttacctcttctacttaattgcactAATCTACCGTTAGGAAGTAAATCGGATAACTCTAGGAACGTATGACCGAGGGTCCTAGTGATAAAGATTCCCTATTAACCGGATTTCGTAGGTTACCTCTTTACTTGATGACATTAGAGATTGGGTAAACTCTCTGGTGCAACCTACGCAGGGGTTGTACTAGGCTTTAGTTAGAATCTCTACACGAGTATAAGCATAGGGTTAGGTAGATAAACAATGTATGGGGGCATTAACTAACATcataatgaaactgaaatcctagcatctatcatTTATCCCCTTCTAATATCATCTCTTATTCCTTCTCTCTTTCTATTCTCGCTTTCTTCTCTCAATCTCTCTTCCTTGCGTTTGTGAACCACATTCGATTGTCTAGACAACTCGTCGTGTGAAGtcaactagtgtttaatcaacagtccccgtggaatcgatattttattacttgacgacaatcGTGCACTTGTGGTTCGTAACATTAACAGTGATGCAtaccaagcactggtggttacGACGAACTGAAATGTACCCAACTGCTATCACGGGTACTCTGTTGAGCAAGAGATGCATGACAGAGGAGGAGGGTGGACGTAGGTGGAGAACTTCAGCTTTTTTGTGTATCTTGTTTAAGGCCATGGTCTCCCTTTATATAAGAGCATCATCCCTTACCTGCATTGAACGTCAAGTAATGACCATTAATACCCAAGGATTAATGATAGTCGGTGGCCATTAATAGTCGACCATTACTATCTGGGAGGTCACGAAATCGCCATTAACAATGGTTAATGCTTTTGTTACCTTCTTGCCTAGCAAATAAAAAGAATCCATGTGACAAAATGTTAGTTGTTCTACTTGGGCAATTTTTACCCCGACCAGTCCGGCATTCGGCGAGCGCAagtcgtgctcgcacacgagtcaacttggttcagtataATCTGAGCCCTGAATTTACACCCCTCCTATGCACCCAcatgtgagagagagtctctccccatgcatttgttcacattatcaatacatgtgaatcaatataaactaactaaTATGCTTTGAAACTCCTAATGTTAGACTAAATTCTTATTCACAATAGAgcttttttcttcttctaccttttctccattcacatatatccaacacttAATCGTCGCGAGTGGAGAATAGTTGATTGACAATATTTGAGTTAATTGGTTGAGATTGAGCAAATTTGGCATGCTCATCCATGTACTCCACTAGGGATTACATCATGGATATTGTATTAGAGTAAAATACCTCTTGTCTTAGAATAAAATATCCCCTTAATTTATTTGTATGTATTTAATCGGAGGATACTAACCCTTTTTGATAAGCGTTATTATTAGGCATTACATCACATAAGCCTTGATGACTGTCACTTAGAGCCGTCAATTTAGGTTGGGTCTGTCGGGTTAGTCTACCTAGCCAAAAAATATAAGCAGATTggattgaaattttatcaacccaaatcCATCGCGGGCCGACCCGCTTAGGCCCACGACTCACGTAGGTTGGCCCACCATGAGCTTAAGTTGGCCAGTGGATTAAGAAATACATGTAAACCaatttttatgtcaatttattattattttttttgttataattttaaaataaaaacggtgctttataattttattataattttaaaataaaaacggtgctttataattttataataaaaattatacttttctagatacatttgattgataaaatttttccaaaataaaatattatagatataaaaaaaatatttttttttaacttttaatggGCTCACTCGTTAGTTCGCCTAATCCGCCTTGAATTGAGTTAGAGATTTCTCAATCTGATCCATCCTATCATGGATTAACTCGTCTAACATCTCTACTTCCACTAAGCCACTTGTATCATTTGTTAAGGGGCAGCATCAATGGTGACACATTTACAGTGGAAGACATTCGAGCAACAACCGAGGTGGGGTGAGGGAGGCAggatctcctggaccactttttaTGGTCCAGGGGTGTGCCACTCACATTTGCGGCCGGATCACAGTCGTGATCCGGCCACAAATGGTTGTGATCCATTTTTGGATTCATCGTCCCCACCAGGACCGTAATCCGACCGCAAATGATTGTAATCCCTTCTTGGGTTCATCGTCCCCACCAGGTTATAATTTTGTTCGAAAGGGACGGTCGGAAACCGCCCGGAGGATACCCTTGCTCGGCGCCCAATAACCTGACTACTTATTCAACCATCGGAGGCCTTCGGGCGGCCTCCAGCCGTCCACTccgaataaaaattataatctgaTGGGGAcgatgaacaaaaaaaaaaacaaataacaaCCATTCAAATACGAGTGACACATCTCCTATACCACAAAAAAATGATCCAGGAGCGCGGCCAGTGATGGCCATCTTGGGGTCTTCGAGGCCATCACTGCAAAGCGCAGATAACTAACAGAGGGAAAGGGGCTGGTAGGATCCTCGCTGAGGTGGGTCACGAGCAGATAGCTTACAGATGTAAGGGGGCTGGGAGGATCCTCGCTGCAAGGTGGGTCACGAGCAAGAGCAGATGAAAACAAAGAGGAAAATGTTGGCGAACATTCAACGATATACAAGATACAAATCATTATGAGCCGTCGGATCTAACTTAAGAGTAGTTGTTGCCATCTATCGGCTTTAATAGTATACAAATAACATACCAATGCTGACCtattttcatcaaaaaaaaaaaaaaaaaaaaaaagtaaataaaacAAGCAGCAAACTTGAAAGCACAATGTTCAAAATTCAAACACTACCTGAAGAACTGCTACAGAGAAAAATACTGCCATGGAAGGGACGCATAAGATTAAAGTTTAGACTCGCAAGGAAACAGAAGACTAACAGCTGACTCATTTAAAGGTCGCTGTAGAAAAACTTAACGGGGAAGGTGGAAGCAAAAACTGAGAAGATGAAGATACCTAAAACACTTGTTTTTTCTCCTGGCAATGATATCAATCTCACTTCTTCTTGGCAGCTGCCTTGGTGACCTTGGCACCGGTTGGATCCTTCTTCTCGACACTCTTGATGACACCAACAGCCACAGTCTGGCGCATGTCCCTGACAGCAAAACGACCAAGCGGAGGGTAGTCGGAGAATGTTTCAACCACCATGGGCTTGGTGGGAATCATCTTGATAAAGCCAGCATCACCGTTCTTGAGGAACTTGGGCTCTTTTTCAAGCTCCTTGCCAGATCGTCTGTCAATCTTGGTGAGGATCTCAGCAAACTTGACAGCAATGTGGGAGGTGTGACAGTCCAAGACTGGGGCATAACCGTTGCCAATCTGACCTGGGTGATTCATGATGATAACCTGAGAAGTGAAGTTTGCGGCCTCCTTGGCAGGATCATCCTTGGAGTTTGATGCAACAAACCCTCGCTTGAGATCTTTAACTGCGACATTCTTCACGTTAAAACCGACGTTGTCACCCGGTAGAGCTTCCTGGAGAGCTTCATGATGCATCTCAACAGACTTGATTTCAGTTGTGAGACCGGTAGGACCAAATGTGACAACCATGCCAGGTTTTAGGACACCAGTCTCAACACGTCCCACTGGAACAGTACCAATACCACCAATCTTGTACACATCCTGGAGGGGAAGCCGAAGGGGTTTGTCCGTTGGCCTTTTTGGTTCATTGATCAAATCAAGGGCCTCAAGAAGAGTAGGACCCTTGTACCAGTCCAAATTAGTAGACCTCTCAATCATGTTGTCACCCTCGAATCCAGAGATGGGAACAAAAGGAATCTTATCAGGGTTGTAGCCAACCTTCTTGAGGTAAGAGGAAACCTCTTTCACAATTTCATCATACCTGGCCTTTGAATACTTGGGGGTGGTTGCATCCATCTACATTAACATAAAGACAGCATAATTACCAAGGAAAAAAGAGTCAAAGTATCAAAAGTAGACAAATGACTAGTTCAGGATACTCTTGTAACTTTAGTGTATAGAGATACAGAAGACAACTTTGATGTATGTTATTATCCTATTGAAAACAGAAGCACAAACCAATCAAACAGATCGAAAGCAGTACCTTGTTACAGCAACAAATCATCTGCTTGACCCCAAGAGTAAAAGCAAGCAAAGCATGCTCCCGAGTTTGGCCATCCTTTGAGATACCCGCCTCAAATCCACCAGTTGTCGAATCAATGATAAGAACAGCACAGTCAGCCTGAGATGTTCCAGTGATCATATTCTTGATGAAGTCACGATGCCCAGGAGCATCAATGACAGTACAGTAGTACTTGGTTGTCTCGAACTTCCAAAGAGCAATGTCAATAGTGATACCTCTCTCACGCTCAGCCTTAAGCTTGTCAAGGACCCAAGCATACTTGAATGATCTTTTGTTCATCTCAGCAGCTTCCTTTTCGAACCTCTCTATCACACGTTTGTCAATGCCACCAAGTTTGTAAATGAGATGCCCAGTGGTGGTTGACTTGCCAGAGTCAACATGACCAATGACCACAATACTGATGTGAACCTTCTCTTTCCCCATTGTGAGTCCGGCTTATAGCAAAAGAACTACAAGAGGGGGGGAAATCAGACAACCCCATTAAAGTAATGAAAGAGGCATATGAAGATTCAACAAATAATTGACAAACGAATAGAAGAAGAACTGTATCGATTGCCTTTATCAACCCATCAGTTAAGTTGAGACCAACAAAATGTGACTATGACATAACCAccaaataattatcatataattGATAACTGGAGTACATAAATGTTATACATCTTCAAAAACTCTAGATGAACAAACATCAGTAATACGCAAGCAAATAAAGACAAATGCTAATTCATAGATCAACATTTGgtgaaaataaaatatcattaTCTCAGAAACCAGATGAACCAAGGAGACAAAACTCAATAACTTTAGAAAAAGTAAATAACTACATTAATACATTGCAAGGGACTTGACAAGAAATGCCTACGAAATTATGAAGAAAACCATATATGTTCTAAATGTTTTGATACAGTGATAAATTAATCCCACATCTTCAGAACCATGGCACTGTAGTTATAAAATCAGATCAAAAGAGCTACAGGCCACAAGTTCCTAGTTGAACAAATGGATTAATTGATCAAATTGCATAGCAAACCTAGATATAACCAAGACAAGCTAACCGGTGGTAGTAACCCCAATTAATCCCAATTTCATAACTATCACTGCAGTCCTAAATATATCTAATTGACCAAAACTAAAAATATATAGTTAGCAAATTAGGAGTCTGCAAATTTTAAATGGATTAATTGATCAAATTGCATAGCAAACCTAGATATAACCAAGACAAAGCTAACTGGTGGGGGTAACCCTAATTAATCCCAATTTCATAACTATCACAGAAGTCCTAAATATATCTAATTTACCATAGTTAAAAATATATAGTTAAAAAAATTAGGAGTCTGCATATTTTAAAGCATATGCTTTGTTTTAAACGCCTAATAAAACTTGTAAATCATACACCAATATCAGAATATTTACAATTCTCATATTTACAGTTGAATATTTACCCACCTCAAGTGCATACTCAATCTCCTATTCTAGAAACGAATTGGATCAATGTCTGATTTTAATAACCTGTGCTAGGCAACCATGCCACCATTTATAAATTGCATTAATTAAAACAGGCATACAGCAAACACAAAACAAGTTCATTGGTAGGAAGAAAATCATACATATAATCGAACAAGTGAGCACAAAGAAAACAACAAAATTTGATCATTAGAGTCGTCATCTCCAAACATCTTGTTTAGCTGTTTATCTGGTGAATCAATTTTGCGTGCATCCATCGTACAACAATCAAAATCCGAATTGGTAAAATGAATAGCGTCCAATAGGATTTGAACCTATACTGAAGGTACATAGAACCTTCGTCCTTTCCATTAGACAATGAACGCCTTTTTCATTCCGAAATTGCAGGTTATCTACGACATAAACCATCCAAATCAGAATATACTAGACAAATTAGAACGGTCCTAGTTTCTCGTCAATGCCCACCCTAGCAAAATAAGATCCCCATAAGCACAATAAAATCAGCATAGAGAAACAAAGCCTTCGGGATAACCAGATCTATATAGTAGATCATTTTACTGAGATCTAAAATAGCAAGCAAACACCAGCAAGATCAGATCCATAAAAATTAACCACTGCAGTGATAATTAAAAACAGGAAAAATATGACACGTTAAACAGGGGATAACCGAACAAAGTTTTACGTGGAAAAGAGACATATTTCAACAAGAACAGCGTAAGCTTCCAGCCTCAATATAAACCACAAAGGATCAACGGTTCACTCAAGGAACACAAGCGAAAAACAAGATTCGAAGACGAGGGGCATACATATAGCAGCTGGAATTCGATCTCAACCTCGTAGAAGAGAGCGACGGCGGAAAGGAAGCACACCGGACCTCAGGGCTCAAGGGGCACGAAGATGTTTATATAGAGTATCCCGGGTGGGGGTTCGGCAGCGTATCTAGGGCTTTTTTCTCCACCATACGATTCGCCCATCTAACGGTCTCAGTTGATGGACTTTTCCCCTCCGTCGGAGTCCAATCCAACGGTCATTATAAAGTTGAGCATGTGGAAAATTTACACTTTGCCCCCTTGATTTTAGGATCTGAAAGGTAAactaaattatattatattatagtaattGTCCCTTccataaaataaactttaaaatctAACCAAATCTTTGATAAACTTAGTAAACTTTTTTTGATTATTGGAATAAATAGTAATGTATAATTAATTTTTAGATGTCAGAGCAATGTTAATATGTTTTTAACTATCTCTATATTCATGGGCAAGATCCTCTGTTTCGAATCTCTCGATCAATATTGATTCCTTACTTATTTATTTGTTGGATGAGTTAAATCCTGCATGTTTAATAGATGAGGTCCACTTTACCCACCTATGAAAAAATAGAAGTTCTTCTAGTCCAGAAAATTCAAAACTAGAGAATCTAATCTCATATTCATGGGACTGATGTCGTTAGTCATATGTAATTTATTTTCTCCGTGTTAATTAAAGTTTTTTCATGTTTCATACATTTAAAGATTGGGTTTTAGTTTAGACGATTAGACGATTTGATAGAGGAATTTCTAttgtgagtattttttttttaaatttattttgatagttgataaaaaaaatatttgtgagACTGAATTAGATCGCTcatctaaaataaaaatatattaaaaaaaataggcGTTATAAATCCTATTAGTATTTATAACCTGTGTGTAAATGCAGTTAATGagtatattttataaaataaagaaaaaaaacagaGAGAAATTTCCAACGGTCTCAATaatcaaattttattaaaaaaataatcgaaAACCTGATGAAACGGTTTGACTGatgattttattaaaaaatttaaaaaatgataaatctCTTCTCTACCGTCTGATtatctcaaatttattttaaatttttattcctATATTCTTTTTTATCCGAAATGGATAAACATCATAggggattttttaaaattttcataaattctCAAAAAGAACATGTTTCTTCCAAAATTTATAAATTCCATCGAATATCCTCAATTTGCTTCTTTTgtccaatttttaaattttccgtTTGTTCTATAACATTATCAAAATttctaagattttaaaaattccttgaaACATCCGAATAATGCCCCAATCCAGATTTCACGtcatcttttttcttttttttaattttttatgaattttctaaTCCACAAGCATGCATTGCCTTCTACATCTCCAACGAAAAAGAACTAGCAACAACGACTTCTATCCTGAAGAGTCAACTCTA from Zingiber officinale cultivar Zhangliang chromosome 6B, Zo_v1.1, whole genome shotgun sequence carries:
- the LOC121988575 gene encoding elongation factor 1-alpha-like, whose amino-acid sequence is MGKEKVHISIVVIGHVDSGKSTTTGHLIYKLGGIDKRVIERFEKEAAEMNKRSFKYAWVLDKLKAERERGITIDIALWKFETTKYYCTVIDAPGHRDFIKNMITGTSQADCAVLIIDSTTGGFEAGISKDGQTREHALLAFTLGVKQMICCCNKMDATTPKYSKARYDEIVKEVSSYLKKVGYNPDKIPFVPISGFEGDNMIERSTNLDWYKGPTLLEALDLINEPKRPTDKPLRLPLQDVYKIGGIGTVPVGRVETGVLKPGMVVTFGPTGLTTEIKSVEMHHEALQEALPGDNVGFNVKNVAVKDLKRGFVASNSKDDPAKEAANFTSQVIIMNHPGQIGNGYAPVLDCHTSHIAVKFAEILTKIDRRSGKELEKEPKFLKNGDAGFIKMIPTKPMVVETFSDYPPLGRFAVRDMRQTVAVGVIKSVEKKDPTGAKVTKAAAKKK